From Halotia branconii CENA392, the proteins below share one genomic window:
- a CDS encoding Uma2 family endonuclease, with product MTAQLPIATEITPTVLKFHPVINMTDDQLFDFCQLNKDFRIERKANREIVIMSPTGSETEERNFDLIGQLWLWTKQDGTGVGFGSSGGFTLPNGAVRSFDAAWIKKTRWEAIPAESRKKFAPICPDFVIELRSESDRLKDLQEKMLEYINNSALLGWLIDRKERRVYIYRPETAVEELNNPSTLSGEDILSGFVLNLISIW from the coding sequence ATGACTGCACAACTACCAATCGCAACAGAAATTACCCCAACGGTGTTAAAATTTCATCCCGTTATTAACATGACGGATGACCAATTATTTGACTTTTGTCAGCTAAATAAGGATTTTCGCATCGAACGCAAAGCCAATAGAGAAATTGTGATTATGTCTCCTACGGGTTCGGAAACTGAAGAACGCAATTTTGATTTAATAGGACAATTATGGTTGTGGACTAAGCAAGATGGTACGGGTGTAGGATTTGGTTCTAGTGGTGGTTTTACATTACCCAACGGTGCTGTACGTTCTTTTGATGCTGCTTGGATAAAAAAGACACGTTGGGAAGCAATACCAGCCGAATCACGTAAAAAATTTGCTCCTATTTGTCCAGACTTTGTAATTGAATTGCGTTCGGAAAGCGATCGCTTGAAAGATTTGCAAGAAAAGATGCTTGAATATATTAATAATAGTGCTTTATTGGGATGGTTAATTGATAGAAAAGAGCGCAGAGTTTATATTTATCGCCCAGAAACTGCGGTTGAGGAATTAAATAATCCTTCAACATTAAGTGGAGAAGATATTTTATCTGGTTTTGTATTGAATTTAATTAGTATTTGGTAA
- a CDS encoding restriction endonuclease subunit R: MQTIPARDINLRYLIDNFGIQLVQEPDFFFEWQRDLSELTNYDKQLLDKIKQGYFNLLNYPPLLEGMVRQAITDPLLFIGDFYLAPFYVKSEESIDIEVPDKDIIVKGRIDTLVLRDQLWVMIIESKKASFSIEAGLAQILAYMLGSPTINKPTFGMIATGSEFIFIKLVKGSTNQYATSKVFSMRNPGNDLYDVLKIFKKLIKIAIA, encoded by the coding sequence ATGCAGACAATTCCAGCAAGAGACATCAACCTTCGTTACCTGATAGACAACTTCGGCATTCAACTAGTCCAAGAACCTGACTTTTTCTTTGAGTGGCAACGCGATTTGTCAGAACTGACCAACTACGATAAACAACTGCTCGATAAAATTAAACAAGGTTATTTCAACCTGCTTAATTATCCACCCTTACTAGAAGGAATGGTTCGTCAAGCAATAACTGATCCGTTGCTTTTTATCGGTGATTTTTACCTTGCACCATTCTACGTCAAATCGGAAGAATCAATTGATATCGAAGTCCCAGACAAAGATATTATCGTCAAAGGTCGCATTGATACTTTGGTTTTGCGCGACCAACTTTGGGTGATGATTATTGAATCAAAAAAAGCATCATTTTCAATTGAAGCCGGACTAGCACAAATACTTGCGTATATGCTTGGTAGTCCGACTATTAACAAGCCGACTTTTGGAATGATTGCGACGGGTAGTGAATTTATTTTTATCAAGTTAGTTAAAGGTAGTACTAATCAATACGCAACATCAAAAGTTTTTTCAATGCGTAACCCCGGTAATGATTTGTATGATGTTTTGAAGATTTTTAAAAAATTGATTAAAATTGCGATCGCTTGA
- a CDS encoding class I SAM-dependent methyltransferase, whose amino-acid sequence MSKKPFSNLASNIHNSDKWDERIAQVAYRFNQQYEGNTFELPAEVQEMPIYQEWIAGILTGRIVSPFWEIAQPQKNQNCLDLGCGVSFLIYPWRDWQAFFYGQEVSNMARDTLNSRGSQLNSKLFKGVELGPAHHLNYSIDQFDLAIATGFSCYYPLEYWGAVLLEVKRVLKSGGQFVFDILNAEQPLAEDWAVLETYLGAEVFLEPIKEWEKTIKTAGAKIVRRQSGELFDLYKVQF is encoded by the coding sequence ATGTCTAAAAAGCCATTTTCAAATCTCGCAAGCAATATTCATAACTCAGACAAATGGGACGAGAGGATAGCACAAGTAGCATATCGCTTTAACCAACAGTATGAAGGTAACACTTTTGAACTACCAGCAGAAGTCCAGGAAATGCCCATCTATCAAGAATGGATTGCTGGTATATTAACAGGCAGAATTGTTTCTCCCTTTTGGGAAATTGCTCAACCTCAAAAAAATCAAAACTGTTTGGATCTTGGCTGCGGTGTCAGTTTTTTAATATATCCTTGGCGAGATTGGCAAGCGTTTTTTTACGGACAAGAAGTGAGTAATATGGCACGGGATACTCTCAATTCTCGTGGTTCGCAGTTAAATTCAAAACTGTTCAAAGGTGTAGAGTTAGGCCCAGCTCATCACTTAAATTATTCCATAGACCAGTTTGATCTAGCGATCGCCACGGGATTTAGCTGCTATTATCCCCTGGAATATTGGGGTGCTGTATTATTAGAAGTCAAACGAGTTTTAAAATCGGGTGGACAGTTTGTATTTGACATTCTCAATGCAGAACAGCCCTTAGCTGAGGATTGGGCGGTTCTAGAAACTTATTTAGGGGCTGAGGTATTTTTAGAACCGATAAAAGAATGGGAAAAAACGATTAAAACTGCTGGCGCTAAGATAGTTAGGCGACAATCAGGGGAATTATTTGATTTGTACAAAGTGCAGTTTTGA
- a CDS encoding response regulator: MIRILLVDDQTIIRQGIKSLLESQTDFAVIGNAENGKVAITQVEILQPDVVLMDVRMPIMDGVAATKAICQQFANIKVLILTTFDDDEYVSQAIKLGAKGYLLKDTPLEPLANAIRSVYAGHTHLGPGLLEKIITPVCESTASNTPNIPLEFAQLTPREKDVLRLIALGANNREIAQSLFIAERTVKNHVTNILMRLNLRDRTQAAIFANSFLQFLDDETALVKQNTKRYY; the protein is encoded by the coding sequence ATGATTCGCATTTTATTGGTAGATGACCAAACAATTATACGGCAGGGTATAAAAAGTCTGTTAGAGTCACAAACTGATTTTGCAGTAATTGGAAATGCTGAAAATGGTAAGGTAGCCATAACTCAAGTTGAGATACTACAACCAGATGTTGTATTAATGGATGTACGAATGCCGATAATGGATGGGGTTGCCGCAACCAAAGCTATTTGCCAGCAATTTGCAAATATTAAAGTATTAATTTTAACGACTTTTGATGATGATGAGTACGTATCTCAAGCGATAAAATTAGGTGCAAAAGGCTACTTACTCAAAGATACGCCCCTAGAACCATTAGCTAATGCTATTAGGTCAGTGTATGCCGGACATACCCATTTAGGACCTGGGTTGCTAGAGAAAATAATTACCCCTGTTTGCGAGTCTACTGCTTCAAACACCCCAAATATACCACTTGAATTTGCACAACTGACTCCCAGAGAAAAGGATGTTTTACGATTGATTGCATTGGGTGCTAATAACCGTGAAATTGCCCAGTCTTTATTTATTGCCGAACGTACCGTCAAAAACCACGTTACTAATATTTTAATGCGGTTAAATTTACGCGATCGCACTCAAGCCGCAATTTTTGCCAATTCGTTTTTGCAGTTCTTGGATGATGAAACGGCATTAGTGAAACAGAATACAAAGCGATATTATTGA
- a CDS encoding choice-of-anchor I family protein, with amino-acid sequence MTIQKLIAFIAPSAILLGVMTAPAEAVSLKTLGTYSTGFFDEGGAEIPTYDPLTQRLFVVNGGAKTIDVISISDPTKPSLLFNIDITPFGGGANSVAFKNGLLAAAVEAVVPQDPGKAVFFNVNGDFLHSVNVGSLPDMLTFTPDGNRVLVANEGEPNDDYTIDPEGSVSIINLADYSVINAGFSQFNSQIAQLRSAGVRVFGPNATVAQDVEPEYITVSEDSTKAWVSLQESNAIAVLDLMKNEITNIIPLGFKDYNQPGNGIDASDRDDAINIANWPVLGMYQPDAIASYTVNGKTYIVTANEGDTRDYDGFSEEVRLGNNAYQLDSNAFPNADELKLPENLGRLTLTNTLGDSNGDGLFEQIYAFGGRSFSILEWDEATKTLKQVYDSGDDFEQITAQRLPNFFNSNNDENNFDTRSDDKGPEPEDVKIAEINGRFYAFVGLERVGGVMTYDITDPLNPVFIDYVNNRDFTSETTLNGETNPAVKDLAPEGLLFISATNSPNGKPLLVTANEVSGTTTIFAIETKSVPEPGAIFGLLTVGAMGILKFKRKY; translated from the coding sequence ATGACCATCCAAAAGCTTATCGCCTTTATTGCTCCATCTGCCATTTTATTAGGAGTAATGACAGCTCCTGCTGAGGCAGTTTCGCTCAAAACTCTCGGCACTTATAGTACAGGATTCTTTGATGAGGGGGGTGCTGAAATTCCGACTTATGACCCGCTGACCCAACGTTTATTTGTGGTCAATGGAGGAGCGAAAACTATCGATGTGATCAGCATCAGTGATCCTACTAAACCATCACTACTATTTAATATAGATATCACGCCATTCGGTGGAGGAGCTAACAGTGTTGCATTTAAGAATGGCTTGCTAGCAGCAGCGGTTGAGGCAGTGGTTCCTCAAGATCCTGGTAAGGCTGTGTTTTTTAATGTCAATGGCGATTTTCTTCATTCTGTCAACGTAGGTTCCCTACCTGACATGCTGACTTTTACACCAGATGGCAACCGCGTACTGGTGGCAAATGAAGGTGAACCTAATGATGACTATACGATTGACCCTGAAGGCTCAGTCAGTATTATTAATCTGGCGGATTATAGTGTAATCAATGCTGGTTTTAGCCAGTTCAATAGCCAAATTGCTCAGTTACGAAGTGCCGGAGTACGGGTTTTTGGGCCTAATGCAACCGTAGCACAGGATGTAGAACCTGAATATATCACCGTTTCTGAAGATTCTACTAAGGCTTGGGTGTCGTTGCAAGAGAGCAATGCGATCGCAGTCTTAGATTTGATGAAGAATGAGATTACCAATATTATCCCTTTAGGCTTTAAAGATTATAACCAGCCAGGAAATGGCATCGATGCTAGCGATCGCGATGACGCTATTAATATTGCTAACTGGCCTGTACTAGGTATGTATCAACCCGATGCGATCGCTTCTTATACTGTCAATGGTAAGACTTACATTGTTACAGCCAATGAAGGTGATACCCGCGATTATGACGGTTTTAGCGAGGAGGTACGATTAGGAAATAATGCTTATCAGCTAGACTCGAACGCCTTCCCTAACGCCGATGAGCTAAAACTACCGGAAAATCTGGGTCGCCTGACACTAACCAATACTTTGGGCGATAGCAATGGCGATGGTCTGTTTGAGCAGATCTACGCTTTTGGAGGTCGTTCCTTCTCTATTTTAGAGTGGGACGAGGCTACTAAAACACTCAAGCAAGTCTACGACAGTGGCGACGACTTTGAGCAAATTACTGCCCAACGCTTACCTAATTTCTTTAACTCTAATAACGATGAGAACAACTTTGATACTCGCAGTGATGACAAGGGGCCAGAACCAGAGGACGTGAAAATTGCCGAAATTAACGGTCGTTTTTACGCTTTTGTGGGATTGGAACGTGTCGGAGGTGTAATGACCTACGATATTACCGATCCTTTGAATCCTGTTTTTATAGACTACGTAAACAATCGCGACTTCACCTCTGAAACAACCTTAAATGGCGAAACTAACCCGGCTGTCAAAGACTTAGCCCCAGAAGGTTTACTTTTTATCTCCGCTACCAATAGCCCTAATGGCAAGCCGTTATTGGTTACGGCTAATGAAGTTAGTGGTACAACAACAATCTTCGCGATAGAGACGAAATCTGTTCCCGAACCTGGAGCTATTTTTGGCTTACTAACAGTTGGTGCAATGGGCATCCTGAAATTTAAGCGCAAGTACTAG
- a CDS encoding sensor histidine kinase — MNLIFKLKRNIKLEQHPLRLLLYLEWTLFGIAVVIMNLPPIRNWRSSVQVNPLLLILSIAIFGILGLRLPNGDQLSKIIYTFIQLFLILLINIGADNGFGFSPVLLLVVVIRSLSVFKLSGSLLVAGLVLICFIFTLNTLSFPPKQPPPEMLQGENLRNLVWIIKLHFVMLFSLILVFILLLVNALFELALAHRRLREYALRIEDQATLQERNRIAREIHDALGHSLTAQSIQLENALVYLESNMAKAKGFLLEARQLSANLLQEVRYSVTALRYDPLQGKSLDAAIKLLILDFQSRTQITPDYSQCDILSVPQELSINRTIYRILQEALTNVSKHSKATEVTIAIQATKDSFYLRVEDNGIGFDPDLNTRGFGIQGMQERTSALGGKLSIASKPQGGCYLMAVFPLSSLES, encoded by the coding sequence ATGAATTTAATTTTTAAATTAAAAAGAAATATAAAACTCGAACAACATCCACTGCGCTTATTGTTATATCTGGAGTGGACTCTTTTTGGTATAGCCGTAGTTATCATGAATCTTCCTCCCATCAGAAATTGGAGAAGTTCTGTTCAAGTTAATCCTCTTTTATTAATTTTAAGTATTGCTATTTTTGGGATATTAGGCTTAAGGTTGCCCAATGGCGATCAACTATCAAAAATAATATATACCTTCATCCAATTATTCTTAATTTTATTAATAAATATTGGAGCAGATAACGGCTTTGGTTTTTCACCTGTGTTACTTTTGGTTGTAGTGATTCGCAGTCTTTCAGTATTTAAATTATCTGGAAGTCTACTAGTAGCTGGTTTAGTTTTAATATGTTTTATTTTTACTTTAAATACTTTAAGTTTTCCGCCTAAACAACCACCACCAGAAATGTTGCAGGGAGAAAACTTGAGAAATCTTGTCTGGATAATAAAATTACATTTTGTGATGTTATTCAGCTTAATTTTAGTGTTTATTTTACTTTTAGTTAATGCATTATTTGAACTTGCTCTCGCTCACAGGCGTTTGCGTGAATATGCTTTGCGTATTGAAGACCAAGCAACACTACAGGAACGCAACCGCATCGCCCGCGAAATACATGATGCTTTGGGACATTCACTAACAGCACAAAGTATTCAACTTGAAAATGCATTAGTATATTTAGAATCCAACATGGCCAAAGCCAAAGGCTTTTTATTAGAAGCCAGGCAACTTAGCGCTAATCTTTTACAAGAAGTTCGCTATTCGGTGACAGCATTACGCTACGATCCTTTGCAAGGTAAATCTTTAGATGCTGCAATTAAACTTTTAATTTTAGATTTCCAAAGTAGAACCCAAATTACTCCCGATTATTCCCAGTGTGACATCCTATCTGTTCCCCAAGAATTAAGCATAAACAGAACAATTTACCGCATTCTTCAGGAAGCTTTAACCAATGTTTCCAAGCATAGCAAGGCAACTGAGGTTACAATTGCTATACAGGCAACCAAAGATTCATTTTATTTGCGTGTAGAAGATAATGGTATTGGATTTGACCCCGATCTAAATACCAGAGGATTTGGAATACAGGGAATGCAGGAAAGAACTTCTGCACTTGGAGGTAAACTTTCAATCGCTAGCAAACCTCAAGGAGGTTGTTATCTGATGGCTGTATTTCCATTATCAAGCTTGGAATCATGA
- the glsA gene encoding glutaminase A has product MVDTSDLRSFTSSIPTVASPFHSYLKDLYEKHKCLKKGIVANYIPELALAKPEWFGICIVTTEGKIFEVGDCDQLFTIQSISKPFVYGLALEDRRPKEVCKKVSVEPTGDAFNEIVLDKKTNRPYNPMINAGAIATTDLIKGKGATERLKRLLEMFSRYTGREHNINVPVFLSEKATGNRNRAMAYLMLNFGIVSDRIEETLDLYFQQCAILVNTRDLAMMAATLANGGVNPITKVRAIDERYVKYVISVMLTCGMYDYSGEWTYRVGIPAKSGVGGGITAVVPGKLGIGTFSPPLDAKGNSVRGMKVCEDLSQDFGLHLFNFAKPKYILQDWIENTAEAEKAKYDRLQLKEGIG; this is encoded by the coding sequence ATGGTTGACACAAGCGATTTGCGCTCATTCACTAGTTCAATTCCAACGGTAGCTTCGCCATTTCATTCTTATCTAAAAGATTTATACGAAAAGCATAAATGCCTTAAAAAAGGTATCGTCGCTAACTATATTCCCGAACTGGCATTAGCTAAACCAGAATGGTTTGGTATTTGTATAGTCACAACAGAGGGTAAAATCTTCGAGGTTGGAGATTGCGATCAATTATTTACAATTCAATCGATTTCTAAACCATTTGTCTATGGTTTAGCATTAGAAGATCGCCGGCCAAAAGAAGTCTGTAAAAAGGTCAGTGTTGAACCGACAGGAGACGCATTTAACGAGATTGTTCTTGATAAAAAAACGAATCGTCCCTATAATCCCATGATTAATGCAGGTGCGATCGCCACTACTGATTTAATTAAAGGTAAAGGAGCTACTGAACGTCTCAAACGTCTGCTGGAAATGTTTAGCCGCTACACTGGTAGAGAACATAATATTAACGTTCCGGTATTTCTCTCAGAAAAAGCCACAGGCAATCGCAATCGAGCAATGGCTTACTTGATGCTTAATTTTGGCATAGTGAGCGATCGCATTGAAGAAACTCTCGATCTTTATTTTCAACAATGCGCGATTTTGGTAAATACCCGCGATTTAGCCATGATGGCTGCTACTCTTGCCAATGGTGGTGTTAACCCGATTACCAAAGTACGAGCAATTGATGAGCGTTATGTTAAATATGTGATTAGTGTCATGCTGACCTGTGGCATGTATGATTATTCTGGCGAGTGGACTTACCGAGTAGGAATACCTGCTAAAAGTGGCGTAGGCGGGGGAATTACTGCTGTTGTTCCCGGTAAGTTGGGGATTGGGACTTTTTCACCGCCTCTGGATGCCAAGGGAAATAGTGTTAGAGGTATGAAAGTCTGCGAAGATCTTTCCCAAGACTTTGGTTTGCACCTATTTAATTTTGCCAAGCCAAAATATATATTACAAGATTGGATTGAAAATACAGCAGAAGCAGAGAAGGCAAAATATGACAGGCTACAGTTAAAGGAAGGAATCGGTTAA
- a CDS encoding Spy/CpxP family protein refolding chaperone yields MKFRFFSVLIFTTAAITTIASALHAQFPPNQGQFPEKEGFPSREQGQQSFFKDLNLTQEQKDKLKEVQEENKSAIDEILTSEQRDTLRQAFAAGKKPPEAMQSLNLSDDQKQKIQEIMELQKQKISEILTPEQQEKLRDRLEEIHKQNPPGSLPPEGFGQFPNGNVPIGIPPES; encoded by the coding sequence ATGAAATTCAGGTTTTTCTCGGTGCTAATCTTTACCACAGCAGCTATTACTACAATTGCATCTGCGCTACACGCACAATTTCCACCAAATCAAGGTCAATTTCCCGAAAAAGAAGGTTTTCCTAGTAGAGAACAGGGACAACAAAGCTTTTTTAAGGATCTTAACTTAACCCAAGAGCAAAAAGACAAACTAAAAGAAGTTCAAGAAGAAAATAAGTCTGCAATTGATGAGATTCTCACAAGCGAGCAACGCGATACTTTAAGACAAGCTTTTGCAGCAGGTAAGAAACCACCAGAAGCGATGCAGTCACTAAATTTATCTGATGACCAAAAGCAAAAAATTCAAGAAATCATGGAATTACAAAAGCAAAAAATCTCTGAAATTCTCACACCCGAACAACAAGAAAAACTACGCGATCGCCTGGAGGAAATACACAAGCAAAATCCTCCAGGGAGTTTACCACCAGAAGGTTTTGGTCAGTTTCCTAATGGAAATGTACCAATTGGTATTCCACCAGAAAGTTAA
- a CDS encoding amylosucrase yields MYEQISHSLLNSILDDLKPEIRRQDLRHFYTRLGANFYAIHSLFFTLYGHRDDFQLQMLRLVETMAKGYIDRSPELEQLDIQREQDHNWFLSQKWVGMALYSNGFAENLADLENKIAYFQELGINMVHIMPILMCPNGQSDGGYAISDFRQIDDRVGDLEDIRRIAKEFRKRDISLILDIVLNHTSDEHEWAQKAKMGDRNFQDYYFIFENRETPDMFEQNMPEVFPETDPGNFTWNAEMEKWVMTVFHSYQWDLNYSNPTVFIEMLDIILFWANQGVDVLRLDAVAFLWKKIGTSCQNERKAHLILQLMKDCCQVTAPGVLFIAEAIVAPVEVIKYFGEDAIAAKECEIAYNATLMALLWDGVATKNTKLLYQGIKSLPNKLERATWLNYVRCHDDIGFGFDDHDIRVVGYEPRAHRKFLVDYLSGHFEASSSKGLVFMPNEATGDARICGSLASLVGLESALETADEYLIAQAINRILLMHAIILSFGGIPLIYNGDAIAVLNDYSYIDDPSKSNDNRWVHRPKINWEKADLRKKQGTVEYTVFSATKKMIAIRKEISAFADFNNRELLHLENEHLLCFIRFNHQRPSEKVLVVANFDANPQYLYLDSLRNTGFNIYGQFVDLYSGIKPEQYDGRITVEGYQFYWLTET; encoded by the coding sequence ATGTACGAACAAATTTCTCACTCCCTGTTAAATTCCATACTAGATGATTTAAAGCCAGAAATTCGTCGGCAAGATTTACGGCATTTTTATACCCGTCTGGGTGCAAACTTTTACGCTATTCATTCGCTATTTTTTACGTTATACGGGCATCGAGATGATTTTCAACTGCAAATGTTACGGCTAGTTGAAACAATGGCGAAAGGCTATATTGATCGCTCTCCAGAGTTAGAGCAATTGGATATTCAACGTGAGCAAGACCACAATTGGTTTTTGTCACAAAAATGGGTAGGGATGGCTCTTTATTCCAACGGTTTTGCAGAAAATCTGGCAGATTTAGAGAACAAAATAGCCTATTTTCAAGAGCTAGGCATCAATATGGTGCATATTATGCCAATTTTGATGTGTCCTAACGGCCAAAGTGATGGGGGCTATGCCATCAGTGATTTTAGACAAATTGACGATCGCGTTGGTGATTTAGAAGATATCCGCCGGATTGCTAAGGAGTTTAGAAAGCGTGATATCTCGCTCATTTTGGATATTGTACTCAATCATACTTCTGACGAACATGAATGGGCGCAAAAAGCGAAGATGGGCGATCGCAATTTTCAAGATTACTATTTTATTTTTGAAAACCGAGAAACCCCTGATATGTTTGAGCAAAACATGCCAGAAGTTTTTCCTGAGACAGATCCGGGCAATTTCACTTGGAATGCCGAGATGGAAAAATGGGTGATGACGGTTTTCCATAGCTATCAGTGGGATTTAAATTACAGCAATCCCACAGTTTTTATTGAAATGCTCGATATCATTCTTTTTTGGGCAAATCAAGGCGTAGATGTTTTGCGACTCGATGCTGTGGCTTTTTTATGGAAAAAGATCGGTACTTCTTGCCAAAATGAGCGCAAAGCACATTTAATTTTGCAGTTAATGAAAGATTGTTGTCAAGTGACTGCGCCCGGTGTGTTGTTTATCGCCGAAGCAATAGTTGCCCCTGTGGAAGTCATTAAGTATTTCGGCGAGGATGCGATCGCCGCCAAAGAATGCGAAATTGCTTATAACGCTACTTTAATGGCGTTATTATGGGATGGAGTCGCCACTAAAAACACTAAGCTACTTTACCAAGGCATCAAAAGTTTACCTAACAAATTAGAACGCGCTACTTGGCTAAACTATGTGCGTTGTCATGATGACATTGGTTTTGGTTTTGACGATCACGATATTCGCGTAGTTGGTTATGAACCGAGAGCGCATAGAAAATTTTTAGTTGATTACTTAAGCGGTCACTTTGAGGCATCATCATCTAAGGGACTAGTATTCATGCCTAATGAAGCTACAGGAGATGCGCGTATTTGTGGTTCATTAGCTTCTTTGGTTGGATTAGAATCTGCACTAGAAACTGCTGATGAGTATTTGATTGCCCAGGCAATTAATAGAATTTTATTAATGCACGCAATTATTCTATCTTTTGGAGGCATCCCTCTAATTTATAATGGCGATGCGATCGCTGTACTCAATGATTACAGCTATATTGATGACCCAAGTAAAAGCAACGACAATCGCTGGGTACACCGCCCTAAAATCAATTGGGAAAAAGCCGACTTACGCAAAAAACAAGGCACGGTGGAATATACAGTATTCAGTGCTACGAAAAAAATGATTGCTATCCGTAAAGAAATTTCTGCATTTGCTGATTTTAATAACCGTGAATTGCTGCACCTCGAAAATGAACACTTGCTATGTTTTATTCGTTTCAATCATCAACGCCCATCAGAAAAAGTGCTGGTCGTCGCCAACTTTGATGCCAATCCACAATACTTGTATTTAGATTCACTTAGAAATACAGGCTTCAACATTTATGGTCAGTTTGTTGATTTATATAGTGGTATAAAACCAGAGCAATATGATGGTCGTATTACTGTAGAAGGATATCAATTTTATTGGCTAACAGAGACGTGA